The nucleotide window TGGCCACGATCCAGGCCGAGCAGGACCGCATCGTCACCGCCCCGGGCACGGGCGTGCTGGTGGTCCAGGGCGGCCCGGGCACCGGCAAGACGGCGGTGGCCCTGCACCGGGTGGCCTACCTCTTCTACGCCGAGCGGGAGCGCCTGGAGCGCTCCGGGGTGCTCCTGGTGGGGCCCTCGCGCACCTTCCTGCGCTATGTCGAGCAGGTCCTGCCCTCCCTGGGCGAGACCGGGGTGGTCTCCACCACGATCGCGGATCTGGTGCCGGGGGTGCGGGCCCGGGGTGTCGAGCCCGCCGCCGTCGCCGAGATCAAGGGCGATGCCATCTGGGCGCAGATCCTGTCCCGAGCCGTGCGGGATCTTCAGCGCGTGCCCGACCAGCCCCGGACCATCGAGGTCCAGGGCACGCGGCTGCGCCTGGAGCCCCGGGATGTGCGCGAGGCGATCGCGCGGGCGCGCCGCAGCGGCAAGCCCCACAACCTGGCGCGCGAGCCCTTCGTGCTGTGGCTCCTGGAGCGCCTGACCGACCAGTTCGCCGCGGCCACCCGGCAGGATGCCTCCGACGCCGATACCCGCGCCTGGATCCGCGAGGACATCCGCACCAGCCGTGATGCGCGCCGCGAGATCAACCTGTGCTGGATGCCGATGACACCGGCGGGCCTGCTGGAGAGGCTGTGGGCGCGCCCCCGACTGCTGGAGCGGCTGGCCCCCGAGCTCGATGAGCAGGCGCGCGCGGCGGTGGCCAGACCGGTGGGCTCAGAGCTGACCAGCGCCGATATCCCCCTCATCGACGAGCTGGCCGAGCTGCTGGGCCCCAGTGAGGACGCCCAGGCGCGCCGGGCCCGCCTGGAGGCCCGGCGCCGCGAGGAGCTGGTGGCCTACGCCGCCCAGGCCATCGAGTCCCAGGAGCTGGGCGCGGGGATGGTCTCGGCCGAGATGCTGGCCGACCGGGTCCTGGACTCCGGCCCCTCCCTGACCCTGGCCGAGCGGGCGCGGGCCGACCGCACCTGGACCTACGGGCATGTGGTGGTCGATGAAGCCCAGGAGCTGGGGGCTATGGCCTGGCGCGCCCTGGCGCGCCGCTGCCCCCAGCGCTCCTTCACCATCGTGGGCGACCTCGCCCAGTACTCGGGCCTGCGGGCCCCCTCCAGCTGGGGCCAGGTGCTCCAGCCCCTGGGCACGAGTGCAGAGGGAACGGCCGGAGCCGCGGCGGGGCGCGGCTCGGGGCGGGCCCGCGGCTCTGGCGCGGCGGGCGCCCGGGGGGCCCGGCGCGCCGGGGGCTCGACCCCGCTGCGCGAGGAGGTGCTCAGCGTGTGCTACCGCACTCCGGCCACGATCATGGATGCGGCCGACCGTGTGGTCACAGCCCTGGGCCATCCCCCGGTCTACCCGGTGCGCTCGGTGCGCGACCTGCCCGAGTGCCTGAGCGTGGAGCTCGTGGAGGGCGCCGGCGGCCGGCTGGGACGCCCGGAGGGGCGGGACGATACGCAGGACGGGCCGGACCCGGCTCAGGAGGCCTGGGCCCGGGCGCTGCGCCGCGCCGTCATCGAGGAGCTCGAGGGGATGGAGGCCGAGCTGGGCCCCGGCGCCGGCCGCCTGGCCGTCATCGCCCCGGACGCCGGGCAGGTAGCGGCCCTGCTGGGCGCCGAGCCCCGGCTGGCCGCGGCCATGGAGGCCCCCGGTGGGGATCTGCTGCGCGCCCGCCTGGCGGTCATGGGGCCGGTGGCCTCCAAGGGCCTGGAGTTCGACGTCGTCGTCCTGGTCGATCCGGCCCTCGTGGGCGCCCGCAGCGCGGGGGACCTGTATGTGGCGATGACCCGGCCCACCCGGCGCCTGCGGGTGGTCAGCCGCTCCCCCCTGCCCCAGGGCCTGGTGCCCGGACCCGGGGAGCCCACGGCCCGTGCGGGCATGGTGGACCGCGCTGCCGGTACGGCGCCCGGGTCCGATGAGGCCCTGGAGGCGGGGGCTCCCCCCGAACCGGCGCAGGAGGCTACGCTACCGTAGGTTACGGTGCCTGCCCGAGGCCCTCGCGCTCCTTCCCGGCTTAGCCGCCGGGCTCCAGCGCGGGGCGGTCAGGAGCCACGATCAGCATCATCGGCCATAGGACCGGGAGGACTCAGTGGAGGCAGTGGACACGGCAGGGGACGGCGCAGGGCAGGCCGCCGGCGCACCGCAGGGGCGTCTCGCCCGCCCGCACTACGCCCCCGGCGTTCCCGCCGCTATCGCGCCGGTCACCGAGCCCCTGTCATGCATGCTCGACGACGCCGCCCGAGCCTTCCCCGACCGGGTGGCCCTGGACTTCCTGGGTGCGACCACCACCTACGCCCAGTTCGCCGGGCAGGCGGACCGCGCCGCTGAGGCGCTGCGCTCCCTGGGTGTGGGCGCTGGCGACGTGGTGGGGCTCATCCTTCCCAACTGCCCTCAGCACGCCGTGCTGGCCTATGCGGCCTGGCGCCTGGGGGCGATCGTCGCCGAGCACAACCCCCTGGCCCCCGCCGCCCAGCTGCGCGAGCAGTTCCACATCCACGGCGGGCGCGTCATCATCGCCTGGGAGAAGACCCTGGAGCGCCTGGTGGCGGCCACCGGCTCCCTTGAGGAGGCGGGCCTGGGCGGGCTGCGAGTGCTGTCGGTGGACCTGTCCCGGGGCCTGCCCCTGCGCAGCCGCCTGGCCCTGAGGCTCCCGGTGGCCGCGGCCCGCACACGCCGCCGAGAGCTGCGCGGCACCGTCCCCGCCGGGGTGGACTCCTGGGACGACCTGGCCTCCTCCTGCCCCCCGCTGGATGCAGCCACGCCCCTGCCGGGGGTGGATGACACTGCGGTGCTGCTCTACACCGGGGGCACGACGGGCACGCCCAAGGCGGTGGGCCTGACGCATGCCAATCTGCGCTCCAATGCGGAGATGAGCCTGGCCTGGGCCTCGCAGTCCACCCGGCCGGGCCGGGAGACCTTCTACGCGGTCCTGCCCTTCTTCCACGCCTTCGGGCTGTCCCTGTCGCTGCTGTGCGCGGTGGGCCTGGCCGCCACCCAGGTGGTGCTGCCCAAGTTCGGGGCGGATCTGGTGCTGGCGGCCTGGAGGCGCCGCCCGGCGAC belongs to Actinomyces capricornis and includes:
- a CDS encoding AMP-binding protein; translation: MDTAGDGAGQAAGAPQGRLARPHYAPGVPAAIAPVTEPLSCMLDDAARAFPDRVALDFLGATTTYAQFAGQADRAAEALRSLGVGAGDVVGLILPNCPQHAVLAYAAWRLGAIVAEHNPLAPAAQLREQFHIHGGRVIIAWEKTLERLVAATGSLEEAGLGGLRVLSVDLSRGLPLRSRLALRLPVAAARTRRRELRGTVPAGVDSWDDLASSCPPLDAATPLPGVDDTAVLLYTGGTTGTPKAVGLTHANLRSNAEMSLAWASQSTRPGRETFYAVLPFFHAFGLSLSLLCAVGLAATQVVLPKFGADLVLAAWRRRPATFFPGVPVMFDRLITRARATGADLSSCTIAVCGAAPNPRQVAQAWEEATGGVIIEGYGMTESSPIILGNPISPERRPGTLGIPYPSTEVRLVDPEDPSREVAPGQVGELVARGPQVFSGYWNEPEESAEVLLEGGWLRTGDLVRLEEDGFYVIADRRKELIISGGFNIYPTEVEAAVRSMPQVEDVAVVGLPAEAGNESVVAAILPKEGQSVTLEQVREWAATTLSHYALPRQIAILSEMPRSQIGKVLRRVVREELLAAQRAASEAATSAAASIIEHLPGASGSSGGSGSSGPGGHEADRD
- a CDS encoding HelD family protein, translated to MNQTTPPVGASDRDETTRSSAPQTPTPPHGPQDRERELGAEQQVVDLAYSELDRQLAQARRSLAEIEARGVSGTHQSRGERDAYAIHYSTQISSLEGVEDRLVFGRMDMSPESLEAGGASSSPVTDGGRRHYVGRIGLQDESHREVVLDWRAPLARAFYQATASQPMGLVRRRHIDTRARRVIGLEDELIDVGALDSLAAAGQASGTGLQGEGALIAAMSAAREGRMGDIVATIQAEQDRIVTAPGTGVLVVQGGPGTGKTAVALHRVAYLFYAERERLERSGVLLVGPSRTFLRYVEQVLPSLGETGVVSTTIADLVPGVRARGVEPAAVAEIKGDAIWAQILSRAVRDLQRVPDQPRTIEVQGTRLRLEPRDVREAIARARRSGKPHNLAREPFVLWLLERLTDQFAAATRQDASDADTRAWIREDIRTSRDARREINLCWMPMTPAGLLERLWARPRLLERLAPELDEQARAAVARPVGSELTSADIPLIDELAELLGPSEDAQARRARLEARRREELVAYAAQAIESQELGAGMVSAEMLADRVLDSGPSLTLAERARADRTWTYGHVVVDEAQELGAMAWRALARRCPQRSFTIVGDLAQYSGLRAPSSWGQVLQPLGTSAEGTAGAAAGRGSGRARGSGAAGARGARRAGGSTPLREEVLSVCYRTPATIMDAADRVVTALGHPPVYPVRSVRDLPECLSVELVEGAGGRLGRPEGRDDTQDGPDPAQEAWARALRRAVIEELEGMEAELGPGAGRLAVIAPDAGQVAALLGAEPRLAAAMEAPGGDLLRARLAVMGPVASKGLEFDVVVLVDPALVGARSAGDLYVAMTRPTRRLRVVSRSPLPQGLVPGPGEPTARAGMVDRAAGTAPGSDEALEAGAPPEPAQEATLP